The proteins below come from a single Cottoperca gobio chromosome 11, fCotGob3.1, whole genome shotgun sequence genomic window:
- the agr2 gene encoding anterior gradient protein 2 homolog, with protein sequence MIKAALSVLLVLVAMSSTFGKNTLKSGKRIPQTLSRGWGDQLIWAQTYEEALYWSRSRNKPLMVIFHLEDCPHSLALKKIFSEDNEIQKKIDDDFIVLNLMYETTDKHLSPDGQYVPRILFVDPTMTVRADINGRYMNRLYAYEPADVKLLKLNMDKAKKLLKSEL encoded by the exons ATGATCAAAGCAGCATTGTCGGTACTCTTGGTCCTGGTGGCCATGTCCTCCACTTTTGGGAAAAACACCCTCAAATCTGGCAAGAGGATACCTCAGACTCTGTCCAGAG GTTGGGGTGATCAGCTGATCTGGGCTCAGACTTACGAGGAAGCTCTCTACTGGTCCAGGTCAAG AAACAAGCCTCTGATGGTCATCTTTCACCTGGAGGACTGCCCACACAGCCTGG CACTGAAGAAGATTTTCTCTGAGGACAATGAGATCCAGAAGAAGATTGATGACGACTTCATCGTCCTCAATCTGATG TATGAAACCACAGACAAACATCTCTCTCCTGATGGACAGTATGTTCCCAGAATCCTGTTTGTCG ACCCCACAATGACCGTGAGGGCCGACATCAATGGTCGCTACATGAACCGTCTGTATGCCTACGAACCAGCTGACGTCAAACTCC TGAAGCTCAACATGGATAAAGCTAAGAAGCTCCTGAAGTCTGAGCTGTGA